In Sciurus carolinensis chromosome 17, mSciCar1.2, whole genome shotgun sequence, one genomic interval encodes:
- the Yjefn3 gene encoding yjeF N-terminal domain-containing protein 3, with the protein MSSAVGPDPAETPEERRFLSTAEAAALERELLEDYRFGRQQLVELCGHASAVAVTKVFPLPALSRKQRTVLVVCGPEQNGAVGLVCARHLRVFEYEPTIFYPTRSLDLLHRDLTTQCEKMDIPFLSYLPTEVQLINDAYGLVVDAVLGPGVEPGEVGGPCTRALATLKLLSIPLVSLDIPSGWDAETGGDAEDGLRPDVLVSLAAPKRCAGRFSGRHHFVAGRFVPDDVRRKFALRLPGYTGTDCVAAL; encoded by the exons CACGGCGGAGGCAGCTGCCCTGGAGCGGGAGCTGCTGGAGGATTATCGCTTTGGGCGGCAGCAGCTAGTGGAGTTGTGTGGGCATGCTAGTGCCGTGGCTGTGACCAAG GTGTTCCCTTTGCCTGCTCTCTCCCGGAAGCAGAGGACAGTGTTGGTGGTGTGTGGCCCGGAGCAGAACGGGGCAGTGGGGCTGGTCTGTGCCCGGCACCTTCGGGTGTTT GAGTACGAGCCGACCATCTTCTACCCGACACGCTCCCTGGACCTGCTGCACCGGGACCTGACCACTCAGTGCGAGAAAATGGATATCCCCTTCCTCTCCTACTTGCCCACAGAG GTGCAGCTCATTAACGATGCCTATGGGTTGGTGGTGGATGCCGTGCTCGGTCCTGGTGTGGAGCCCGGCGAGGTCGGGGGCCCCTGCACGCGTGCACTGGCCACACTAAAGCTGCTCTCCATCCCCCTCGTGAGCCTGGACATTCCCTCAG GCTGGGACGCGGAGACCGGCGGCGACGCTGAAGACGGGCTGCGGCCAGACGTGCTGGTGTCGCTCGCAGCACCCAAGCGCTGCGCCGGTCGCTTCTCGGGGCGCCACCACTTCGTGGCCGGCAGGTTCGTGCCCGACGACGTGCGCCGCAAGTTTGCTCTGCGTCTGCCGGGATACACCGGCACCGACTGCGTCGCGGCTCTGTGA